In one Drosophila gunungcola strain Sukarami chromosome 2R unlocalized genomic scaffold, Dgunungcola_SK_2 000011F, whole genome shotgun sequence genomic region, the following are encoded:
- the LOC128255623 gene encoding 40S ribosomal protein S16, producing MRCPQNPVTPTVNATSALFLPNSRSKMQQKRREPVQAVQVFGRKKTATAVAYCKRGNGLLKVNGRPLEQIEPKVLQYKLQEPLLLLGKEKFAGVDIRVRVSGGGHVAQIYAIRQAISKALVAFYQKYVDEASKKEIKDILVQYDRTLLVGDPRRCEPKKFGGPGARARYQKSYR from the exons ATGCGCTGTCCCCAAAATCCGGTCACACCAACTGTCAACGCGACTTCCGCTCTTTTCCTACCCAACTCGCGGAGCAAAATGCAGCAGAAG CGCAGAGAACCCGTGCAGGCAGTCCAGGTCTTCGGACGCAAG AAAACCGCCACCGCCGTCGCTTACTGCAAGCGTGGCAACGGCCTCCTGAAGGTGAACGGTCGTCCCCTGGAGCAGATTGAGCCCAAGGTCCTGCAATACAAACTGCAGGAGCCTCTCCTGTTGCTCGGCAAG GAGAAATTCGCCGGTGTAGACATCCGTGTGCGCGTCAGCGGTGGTGGTCATGTAGCCCAGATCTACGCCATCCGCCAGGCTATTTCCAAGGCCCTCGTTGCCTTCTACCAGAAAT ACGTCGATGAGGCCTCCAAGAAGGAGATCAAGGACATTCTGGTGCAGTACGACAGAACCCTGCTGGTCGGCGATCCGCGTCGCTGCGAGCCCAAGAAGTTCGGCGGTCCAGGTGCCCGTGCTCGCTACCAGAAGTCGTACCGTTAA
- the LOC128255622 gene encoding charged multivesicular body protein 6-A, translating into MGALFGKSSKKTAPSRITDQDKAVLQLKQQRDRLKQYQKRIETQLENDRLMAKKCLQQGRKDRAKLLLRKKKYQESLLTNADKQLDNLEKLAADLEFAQVEMKVLDGLKAGNAALKKVHDMLDIDEVERIMDETREGIEKQQEIDAILTDVLTTQDEEDVLAELDALEAEEEQQKAVQLPEVPTEDLPTPAESETAEEPEKTKAISSKPKKVLVEA; encoded by the exons ATGGGAGCTTTGTTTGGGAAAAGCAGCAAAAAGACGGCTCCTAGCCGGATTACCGACCAGGACAAGGCGGTGCTG CAATTGAAGCAACAAAGGGATCGCCTTAAGCAGTACCAAAAACGCATAGAAACGCAGCTGGAGAATGATCGACTTATGGCCAAGAAGTGCCTGCAGCAGGGTCGCAAAGA CCGGGCCAAACTGCTACTGCGCAAAAAGAAGTACCAGGAAAGTCTGCTGACCAATGCCGACAAGCAGCTGGATAACCTGGAAAAGTTAGCCGCCGACCTGGAGTTCGCCCAGGTGGAGATGAAGGTGCTGGACGGCCTCAAGGCGGGAAATGCCGCCCTGAAAAAGGTGCACGACATGCTGGACATCGACGAGGTGGAACGAATCATGGACGAAACCCGCGAGGGCATCGAAAAGCAGCAGGAGATAGACGCCATACTGACCGATGTGCTGACCACGCAGGACGAGGAGGATGTCCTGGCCGAACTGGATGCCCTCGAGGCGGAGGAAGAGCAGCAAAAGGCCGTTCAGCTGCCCGAGGTGCCCACCGAGGACCTCCCGACTCCCGCCGAAAGCGAAACCGCGGAGGAGCCGGAAAAGACCAAAGCAATCAGCAGCAAACCCAAGAAAGTCCTGGTGGAGGCATAG
- the LOC128255624 gene encoding uncharacterized protein LOC128255624 gives MAQKIFCIVLMATLLALSANARPSAGDAKVDPSEYHGNLSVETVLKVQQCEKDSNAMELCMRCAKVTKSDIVYPVCCSNDDGIKDWCREYVYYGNEEGQD, from the exons ATGGCTCAGAAA ATATTCTGCATTGTACTGATGGCGACTCTACTCGCACTCAGTGCCAATGCCCGACCTTCGGCGGGGGATGCAAAGGTGGACCCCAGCGAATATCACGGAAATCTCTCCGTGGAAACGGTGCTGAAGGTGCAGCAGTGCGAGAAGGACTCCAATGCAATGGAGCTGTGCATGAGGTGCGCCAAGGTGACCAAGTCGGATATTGTGTATCCTGTTTGCTGCAGCAACGACGATGGCATCAAGGACTGGTGCCGCGAATACGTGTACTACGGCAACGAAGAGGGCCAGGATTAG
- the LOC128255619 gene encoding uncharacterized protein LOC128255619 → MVVCTATMPPETRPMPAMKKEPMELMDNENPANPEPGDTCDGGAVEEDREEGEIVDDYELIISSEDEEFKLRARIQQLEENNKDVERMDMLSANLAHQYNLPEPGPRLPSYQPKSSIYILSDVSSQSEDEFETQRKHRKHKVRRLELSKRHHHSVSSDYRRNPFARRHKQASPPAPVPLPRRRQSYHNHHQPNHHHHRQQQNYQLQDSLDSATDGELGEYDVNFENEEDEMDLQRLKLSRDKLRVALAREERQDVISQYKNSLRERLQYRMRKSPSPKYRKEFPQEEELPLSPLHPLSDGGEEEPEQEKAQVEDPAELKLRLIALKSAILKKHLARKKRDAERAYSPTDMINRVHPAISNDDDIDDLMEISPAASPDRVQSPPRYSIDYAVDTKPVDMDLAETDSDDQHKDAWNPWSNNWNSMYHAGGSWRCFLPNNLPHVSVPIVIDDEDEDDIKMDDRIRGEHRAYEDDDDEIPPPPPPFHIPHMHLEDDDARDAMHLVDQHSNHSSITEMQSVSMENSQTHMKGLDQSQPDSSDDEAGALRAILLSNLRAIKPPPPPPGSPPPLVAPALVSVPVPVPVPAPIAATSPALVEATVPAPVPDSVSAPVPVLALGRVAQLKEESNNENDSDDPEELRLLLLSSIASKKRVHGPQSKSGLSPEILKNAVKRFQPTELAIKDDEQSQDQQPISEESTELETEAEKEIVKETVVESIPGETCPMPMEAGPNPRENVKSPQPVVKLTIQAEIPTSPSTNIIKIVKPNKVINKKTTTKRKLPNEELSGSGLSIKRPTTLMIKEPSAPLHAQTVNSSSTRLITTVDPASIKVNKLIISLAEESAGSDDDLELSSSFAYATYTDIASPLSLAMGSASGSTTRSNTPISEIVETASSANNNLRRTVINEYFEKKIDDFLKQARSKAPVTNSPEAAPEKIPEKVKINEKQPTITASKTQPAKTTPVAVRHLPVASQKEYLRLVERMQLLEQKKVRAGKAAAPAVAIKAPTVEKPTLTKNSALITANAVQNLAKAAPASTTKSMTNPIKTITPVDKPQAKPEDSKAPKSKAKQNQPSKESRLKAFENSFVKIGGSMLLNLDKSLQMVEEAKKSKAIRLRCSQRLKELYAEMQTVKQAVKQEELKLARIQPEIQASHEIIISLKQKRHRLYSAAVDLGRGLRGDDYRLLDEGKAAITRKSTQLTREIRLYNSIVKYDDLKKLTDAEVVQPNTVIEAESKKIQTESDAPEQPKDLKEANTQECPAFSEPIQPSADPATGNQAETEAGPEIGNQPETRTETPDDQAQDTTVDVPIQAAGPYTVSTMRELREEKAGEPYRESYLRAYQTPMSRNYNSHLDVHATICPFDLMGRCEDADCSYLHLARPDFQNELPKTNPPLNN, encoded by the exons ATGGTTGTCTGCACAGCCACTATGCCCCCGGAAACGAGGCCGATGCCCGCGATGAAGAAGGAGCCCATGGAATTGATGGATAACGAAAATCCCGCGAACCCTGAACCTGGTGACACTTGCGACGGGGGGGCCGTAGAGGAGGATCGCGAGGAGGGTGAGATTGTGGATGATTAtgagctgatcatctcgtccGAGGACGAGGAGTTTAAGCTGCGCGCCCGCATTCAGCAGCTGGAGGAGAACAACAAGGATGTGGAACGCATGGACATGCTGTCCGCCAATTTGGCCCATCAATACA ATCTCCCAGAGCCTGGGCCTCGTCTGCCATCCTACCAGCCAAAGTCATCCATCTACATCCTGTCGGATGTGTCCAGCCAATCGGAGGATGAGTTCGAGACTCAGCGCAAGCATCGCAAACACAAAGTGCGTCGCCTGGAGCTGAGCAAAAGGCACCATCATTCGGTGTCCAGTGATTACCGCAGGAACCCGTTTGCCAGGCGCCACAAACAGGCCTCGCCGCCTGCTCCTGTGCCTCTGCCTCGCCGGCGGCAGAGCTATCACAACCACCATCAGCCCAATCATCACCATCATCGTCAACAGCAGAACTACCAGCTTCAAGATTCCCTGGACAGCGCCACGGATGGCGAGCTGGGCGAATACGATGTAAATTTTGAGAACGAGGAGGACGAGATGGACCTGCAAAGACTTAAACTGAGCAGGGATAAGCTGCGCGTGGCATTAGCGCGAGAGGAGCGGCAGGATGTCATAAGTCAGTACAAAAACAGCTTGAGGGAACGACTGCAGTACCGCATGCGCAAGTCCCCCAGTCCCAAGTACAGAAAGGAATTCCCGCAGGAGGAGGAACTGCCGCTGTCGCCGCTGCATCCACTATCCGATGGCGGAGAGGAGGAACCCGAACAGGAGAAGGCGCAGGTCGAAGATCCCGCTGAGCTCAAGTTGCGACTGATCGCCCTCAAATCTGCGAtactaaaaaaacatttggcGCGCAAAAAGCGCGATGCAGAGCGTGCCTACTCTCCCACTGACATGATCAATCGTGTGCATCCCGCCATTTCCAATGACGACGACATCGACGACCTCATGGAGATCAGTCCGGCAGCATCGCCAGACCGTGTTCAAAGTCCGCCAAGATACTCAATAGACTACGCCGTGGACACTAAGCCCGTGGACATGGATCTGGCTGAGACGGACAGCGATGATCAGCATAAGGATGCCTGGAATCCTTGGTCGAACAACTGGAACTCCATGTACCACGCAGGTGGCAGTTGGCGCTGCTTCTTGCCCAACAACCTGCCGCATGTTTCGGTACCCATTGTGATAGACGATGAAGATGAGGATGATATAAAGATGGACGACCGGATAAGGGGAGAGCATAGAGCTTACGAGGATGACGACGACGAAAtaccgccgccaccgccgccttTTCACATTCCACACATGCATCTGGAGGACGATGATGCCCGCGATGCCATGCATCTGGTTGATCAGCATTCCAATCATAGTTCAATTACGGAGATGCAGTCCGTTTCCATGGAAAACTCACAGACGCATATGAAGGGTCTCGACCAATCCCAGCCCGATTCCAGTGACGATGAAGCGGGTGCTCTGCGAGCTATTTTGCTGTCCAATTTACGGGCAATTAAgccacctccacctcctccaggATCTCCTCCTCCGCTTGTTGCACCCGCCTTGGTTTCTGTTCCTGTTCCAGTCCCTGTTCCTGCTCCGATCGCAGCCACTAGTCCAGCTCTGGTTGAAGCCACTGTTCCAGCTCCTGTACCTGATTCTGTTTCAGCACCTGTGCCTGTTCTTGCACTTGGTCGTGTGGCCCAACTTAAAGAGGAATCAAACAACGAAAATGACTCAGACGATCCTGAAGAGTTGCGTTTGTTGCTTCTTTCTAGCATAGCCAGCAAAAAGCGGGTCCATGGGCCTCAATCGAAATCAGGCCTAAGCCCAGAGATACTTAAGAACGCAGTAAAGCGCTTCCAGCCCACTGAATTGGCAATAAAAGATGATGAACAGTCCCAGGATCAGCAGCCGATTTCAGAAGAAAGTACTGAACTAGAAACAGAAGCagaaaaggaaattgtcaaagagACTGTTGTGGAGTCGATCCCCGGGGAAACTTGCCCCATGCCAATGGAAGCTGGTCCGAATCCCAGGGAAAATGTGAAATCTCCACAGCCAGTTGTTAAACTTACTATACAGGCTGAGATTCCTACGTCACCTTCTAccaatattataaaaattgtcaAGCCCAACAAGGTGATTAACAAAAAGACAACGACCAAGCGAAAACTGCCAAACGAAGAGTTGTCTGGCTCAGGTTTGAGCATCAAGCGGCCAACAACATTAATGATTAAGGAGCCCAGCGCTCCACTGCACGCCCAGACTGTGAATTCGTCCAGCACTCGCCTCATTACAACCGTAGATCCAGCCAGCATCAAGGTGAATAAGCTGATCATAAGCTTAGCAGAGGAGTCAGCCGGTAGCGATGATGACCTGGAGCTGAGTTCGAGCTTTGCCTATGCTACTTACACGGACATTGCCAGTCCTTTGAGTTTGGCCATGGGCAGTGCCAGTGGCTCCACTACCAGATCAAATACTCCCATATCCGAGATCGTAGAGACGGCTTCCAGTGCCAATAACAACCTCAGGCGAACTGTGATTAATGAATACTTTGAGAAGAAGATCGATGATTTCCTGAAGCAAGCTAGATCTAAGGCTCCCGTAACAAACTCACCAGAGGCGGCGCCGGAGAAAATTCCTGAGAAGGTCAAGATTAACGAGAAGCAGCCAACAATTACAGCTTCTAAGACACAGCCTGCTAAAACAACGCCAGTG GCTGTTCGACATTTGCCAGTGGCATCGCAGAAGGAATACCTCCGTTTGGTCGAGCGTATGCAATTGCTGGAGCAAAAAAAGGTGCGGGCAGGAAAAGCTGCAGCTCCTGCGGTCGCAATTAAGGCTCCCACTGTCGAGAAGCCAACACTTACGAAAAATTCGGCGCTGATCACGGCAAATGCTGTGCAAAATCTAGCAAAGGCTGCTCCAGCAAGTACAACTAAATCTATGACCAATCCTATCAAGACTATCACACCAGTTGATAAACCTCAAGCCAAACCCGAAGACTCAAAAGCACCAAAGTCCAAAGCCAAGCAGAATCAACCGTCCAAGGAGAGTCGGCTGAAGGCCTTTGAGAATTCTTTTGTCAAGATCGG GGGAAGCATGCTCCTTAATCTTGACAAATCGCTGCAAATGGTCGAAGAGGCTAAGAAGTCGAAGGCAATACGCCTGCGATGCTCACAACGGCTCAAGGAACTCTATGCCGAAATGCAGACTGTGAAGCAGGCGGTCAAGCAGGAGGAGCTTAAACTGGCGAGGATTCAGCCGGAGATTCAGGCCAGCCATGAGATCATCATATCACTCAAGCAGAAACGCCATAGGCTATATTCGGCAGCTGTGGACTTGGGCCGTGGATTAAGGGGCGATGACTACAG GTTACTCGACGAGGGCAAAGCGGCCATCACCCGCAAATCTACACAACTCACTAGAGAGATTCGTCTCTACAATTCCATTGTGAAGTACGATGACCTCAAGAAGCTGACTGACGCCGAGGTCGTTCAACCAAATACTGTGATTGAAGCGGAATCGAAGAAAATTCAAACGGAGAGTGATGCGCCAGAGCAGCCAAAGGACTTGAAGGAGGCGAATACCCAGGAATGCCCTGCATTTTCAGAACCTATTCAACCTTCCGCAGATCCAGCGACTGGGAATCAAGCTGAAACGGAGGCGGGTCCTGAGATTGGAAATCAACCTGAGACACGGACAGAGACTCCAGAT GATCAGGCGCAGGACACAACGGTAGATGTTCCCATACAAGCTGCAGGACCCTATACGGTTTCAACAATGCGGGAGCTTCGAGAGGAGAAGGCTGGCGAGCCTTATAGGGAAAGCTACCTGCGTGCATATCAAACGCCCATGTCCCGGAACTACAATAG CCACCTTGATGTTCACGCCACCATCTGCCCCTTCGATCTGATGGGTCGCTGCGAGGATGCCGACTGCTCTTACCTGCATTTAGCCCGCCCCGATTTCCAAAACGAGCTGCCAAAGACAAACCCCCCTCTCAATAACTAA